One stretch of Chryseobacterium fluminis DNA includes these proteins:
- the porG gene encoding type IX secretion system protein PorG has protein sequence MNKKLLFSFLAALGTLVSVKAQRNELGVRLGMSNLVGDIGRTNYILQKPLDLNRTSDWGVPFYGGILYRFNFNPHQTVRLDLGYNQIQFSDKAAKEDYRRNRNGVGKNNVYEASLTFEYNFFPVNNEQKGMLSPYIFGGVGALMFDAPKATLVNDFRRDADGVAQAPINELDFTTTAEYTTGTKTTVHIPFGVGLKYKFNYSWAIFAEATFRYTLTDQLDYSQIQSKDVISTYNGDILNPGTGGSLLQSDAYYVVSKEREAAIIGERNVGDLKSKDWMNTVSLGLTYSFGRPPCYCD, from the coding sequence ATGAATAAAAAATTATTGTTTAGCTTCCTTGCCGCCCTGGGAACTTTGGTAAGTGTTAAAGCACAAAGAAACGAGCTTGGAGTTCGTCTGGGTATGAGTAACCTGGTGGGTGATATTGGAAGAACGAATTATATTTTACAAAAGCCATTGGATTTAAATAGAACGTCAGATTGGGGAGTGCCATTTTATGGAGGTATTTTATACAGATTTAATTTTAACCCACATCAGACCGTGAGATTAGACCTAGGGTATAACCAAATACAGTTTAGTGACAAAGCTGCAAAGGAAGATTATAGAAGAAATAGAAATGGAGTTGGTAAAAATAATGTATATGAAGCAAGTTTAACGTTTGAATATAATTTCTTCCCTGTAAATAACGAACAGAAAGGAATGCTTAGCCCCTATATTTTCGGTGGAGTAGGTGCATTGATGTTCGATGCTCCGAAAGCAACTCTGGTTAACGATTTCAGAAGAGATGCAGATGGAGTGGCACAAGCGCCTATCAATGAGCTGGATTTTACCACAACCGCAGAATATACTACGGGGACCAAAACCACGGTTCATATTCCGTTCGGAGTAGGACTGAAATATAAATTTAATTATAGCTGGGCTATTTTTGCAGAGGCTACATTTAGATATACACTTACAGACCAGTTAGACTACAGCCAGATACAAAGTAAAGATGTAATCTCAACGTATAACGGCGATATTCTGAACCCCGGTACAGGAGGGTCGCTGCTTCAGTCTGATGCCTACTATGTAGTGTCAAAAGAAAGAGAAGCTGCTATTATTGGAGAAAGAAATGTTGGTGATTTAAAGTCTAAAGATTGGATGAATACCGTAAGTTTAGGACTTACCTATTCTTTCGGAAGACCACCATGCTATTGTGATTAA
- a CDS encoding polysaccharide biosynthesis/export family protein, protein MMKNYKYLYLLILPFLVTSCITTKDVRYMQPSESLVINEEGLIPYNIPVYRITKNDILNLNIVTTPKGDAAQFYSSLNTSGSTQAPTTNTVASSGGRAGITGSSGSQGGNSVFYFNGLKVDSKGDINVFGIGYIKAEGRTIEEVSQEIQDKVNENFQEGKSEVRLNTDGITYYILGDVETTGVTGEKVAHKNTLTITEALAINGGLNRTVDRKTVVIHRKLPEGIKVAQIDLTREDIMNSPYYYVQNGDEIYLNTRAKSLNGFGKDPVQTLITGVSVITTALSIYLLLKNL, encoded by the coding sequence ATGATGAAGAATTATAAGTATTTATACCTTTTGATATTACCCTTTTTAGTGACATCTTGTATTACAACAAAGGATGTGCGGTATATGCAGCCAAGCGAAAGCCTGGTGATTAATGAGGAAGGCCTTATTCCTTACAATATACCGGTTTATCGGATTACTAAAAATGATATTTTAAACCTTAATATTGTGACTACTCCAAAAGGAGATGCAGCACAGTTTTACTCCTCACTTAACACCTCAGGAAGTACACAGGCTCCTACGACGAATACGGTAGCCAGCTCGGGCGGACGGGCCGGAATTACCGGTTCTTCAGGAAGCCAGGGAGGGAACTCTGTTTTTTACTTTAACGGATTGAAAGTAGATTCCAAAGGAGATATTAATGTATTCGGTATTGGATATATTAAAGCAGAAGGAAGAACCATTGAAGAAGTCTCTCAGGAAATCCAGGACAAGGTGAATGAAAATTTTCAGGAAGGAAAATCTGAGGTAAGATTAAATACAGATGGTATTACCTATTATATCCTTGGGGATGTTGAAACTACAGGCGTTACAGGTGAAAAAGTAGCCCATAAAAATACTTTGACCATTACTGAAGCATTAGCAATAAACGGAGGCTTAAACAGAACAGTCGACAGAAAAACAGTGGTTATTCACAGAAAATTACCTGAAGGAATCAAAGTAGCCCAAATAGACCTTACCCGTGAAGATATTATGAATTCCCCTTACTACTATGTACAGAACGGAGATGAGATTTATCTGAATACCAGGGCGAAAAGTCTCAACGGATTCGGAAAAGACCCGGTTCAGACTTTAATAACGGGAGTGTCTGTCATCACTACGGCATTATCAATTTATTTATTGCTTAAAAACCTTTAG
- a CDS encoding bacteriocin-like protein: protein MKNLKKISRDGLKTIKGGQLVPSGVYACCVGNQCSSTVTLYLGGDIFCGQEGAVVTRVGNASFNEDLG from the coding sequence ATGAAAAATTTAAAGAAAATTTCAAGAGATGGGTTAAAAACAATCAAAGGAGGACAATTAGTACCTTCGGGTGTTTATGCTTGTTGCGTAGGAAATCAATGTAGTAGCACGGTTACACTTTATTTGGGAGGTGATATCTTTTGTGGACAGGAAGGTGCTGTTGTAACCAGAGTAGGAAACGCTAGCTTTAATGAAGATCTTGGATAA
- a CDS encoding OmpH family outer membrane protein — protein MKKLSVLFAAVMMVVSVGMAKAQKIATLDVIGVLNAMPEKKKADADLKAFLDTKQAEIKKRADAGEAKLKQYTEEAPKKTAEENKAREAEIGKLREEIQQMSDKAQKDFVAKQDTAYEPIEKKLNDAVSKVAKASGYDYIMDANSSAFVYKNGPDATAAVKKELGIQ, from the coding sequence ATGAAAAAATTAAGTGTATTATTTGCAGCAGTAATGATGGTTGTATCAGTAGGTATGGCAAAGGCTCAAAAAATTGCAACTTTAGATGTGATAGGTGTTCTTAACGCAATGCCTGAAAAGAAAAAGGCTGATGCCGATCTTAAAGCATTCTTAGATACTAAGCAGGCTGAAATCAAAAAAAGAGCGGATGCAGGTGAGGCTAAGTTAAAGCAATATACTGAAGAAGCTCCTAAGAAAACAGCTGAAGAAAACAAAGCAAGAGAAGCTGAAATAGGAAAGTTACGTGAAGAAATTCAACAAATGAGTGACAAAGCTCAGAAAGATTTCGTAGCTAAGCAGGATACCGCTTACGAACCGATCGAGAAAAAGTTAAACGATGCTGTGTCTAAAGTAGCTAAAGCCAGCGGATATGACTATATCATGGATGCTAACTCTTCTGCTTTTGTATACAAAAACGGTCCTGATGCTACTGCAGCTGTGAAAAAAGAATTAGGAATCCAATAA
- the bamA gene encoding outer membrane protein assembly factor BamA: MKFRLLPIIMFVASAHFYGQVTPQDSTKVNNPVHAENQAGTYTLKDIVVDGVKKYTPAQILRFTGLTKGESVDIPGQKISNAVKKLWDTQSFSEVEVYVQSIEGETVVLRFYLEDLKELGEVKFTGKGIGKSKNEKLAKDNNLKPGTKITQNLVSSLKTNIPKDYVKKGFADAKITIQDKVNAGDPALVDWTINVDKGKKVKIDHIEFEGNQAVTDSKLRKKAFKETKQKRFGIGGILKSSKFIEEKYQEDKQSLISYYNSLGYRDAAIVSDSVWRNKRNNYEIDVKLKEGKQYYIGDVTFTGNTVYATDYLQRLLGYKKGDIYDAVGFNKKVGEDGGKEDDSDIKSVYMNNGYLFSNVTPVEKSVDGDKINLEIRINEGEKATWNRVTWQGNVTTHDHVILRSLRTKPGSLFAKSDIKRTYFDLAGMSFFDPQQVGQDINPNQQDNTVDINWKLVEKGSSQVQLQAGYGGNSFIGTLGLTFNNFSLRNFLKFKDFRPVPQGDGQTLSIQAQAGQYFQNYGVSFTEPWLFGTRPTALSVSLNNSRVRYSSTDGTGIPQKLNIFSASVGLNRLLKWPDDYFSLYTGLQYQKYDFSNYPFEFGDTTEYYGSANNLSINIGLSRNSAGIDPIFPTTGSNIEASVKFTPPYSLFSNKDYSTMSPTDKYKWMEFYKVKFKADVYNEIVGKLVLRSSAEMGFMDGYNKELGAPPFERFYVGGTGLFGGRFDGRELIPLRGYENASTYGGTIDDITPKGGGTIYNRFTLELRYPISLNQTAKIYALTFAEGGNVWNSWSNYNPFQLKRSVGVGVRVYMGAFGLIGFDFAYGFDKTISGTEPSGWKTHFLMNQSL; the protein is encoded by the coding sequence ATGAAGTTTAGACTATTACCCATCATTATGTTTGTTGCTTCTGCACATTTTTATGGACAGGTAACGCCACAGGACAGCACAAAAGTGAATAATCCCGTGCATGCAGAGAACCAGGCAGGAACTTATACACTTAAAGACATCGTTGTAGATGGGGTTAAAAAGTATACACCAGCGCAAATCCTGAGATTTACTGGTTTAACTAAAGGCGAAAGTGTAGATATCCCAGGGCAAAAAATTAGTAACGCCGTTAAAAAACTTTGGGACACTCAATCTTTCTCGGAAGTGGAAGTATACGTACAGAGTATTGAAGGCGAAACTGTAGTTTTAAGATTCTACTTAGAAGACTTGAAAGAGCTGGGTGAGGTGAAATTTACTGGAAAAGGAATCGGTAAGTCTAAAAACGAAAAACTCGCGAAAGACAACAATCTGAAGCCGGGTACCAAGATTACCCAGAATTTAGTTTCAAGTCTTAAGACAAATATTCCTAAAGATTATGTTAAGAAAGGTTTTGCCGATGCTAAAATCACCATCCAGGATAAAGTAAATGCAGGTGACCCTGCCTTGGTGGACTGGACAATAAATGTAGATAAAGGCAAAAAGGTTAAAATCGATCATATCGAATTTGAAGGAAACCAGGCGGTTACCGACAGCAAGCTTCGGAAAAAAGCCTTTAAAGAAACAAAACAGAAAAGATTTGGTATTGGAGGGATCTTAAAGTCATCTAAATTCATCGAAGAAAAATACCAGGAAGACAAGCAAAGCCTTATCAGCTATTACAACTCTCTGGGATATAGAGATGCTGCCATTGTTTCTGACTCTGTATGGAGAAATAAAAGAAATAATTACGAAATAGACGTAAAACTTAAAGAAGGAAAGCAATATTATATAGGAGATGTTACCTTTACAGGTAATACTGTATATGCTACAGATTATTTACAGAGACTTTTAGGATATAAAAAAGGAGATATCTACGATGCCGTGGGTTTCAACAAAAAAGTAGGAGAAGATGGAGGTAAAGAAGATGATTCTGATATCAAATCTGTGTACATGAATAACGGATACCTTTTCTCGAATGTAACACCGGTTGAAAAATCAGTTGACGGGGACAAGATAAATCTTGAAATCCGGATCAATGAAGGAGAAAAAGCGACATGGAACCGCGTAACATGGCAAGGAAATGTTACCACTCATGACCATGTTATTCTAAGATCTTTGAGAACCAAACCCGGAAGTCTTTTTGCAAAAAGTGATATCAAAAGAACATATTTTGATTTAGCAGGGATGTCATTCTTTGATCCCCAGCAGGTAGGTCAGGATATCAATCCCAACCAGCAGGACAATACGGTGGATATCAATTGGAAACTGGTTGAAAAAGGATCTTCCCAGGTTCAGTTACAGGCAGGTTACGGAGGAAACAGTTTTATTGGAACGTTAGGATTAACATTCAATAACTTCTCACTGAGAAACTTCCTGAAATTTAAAGATTTCAGACCCGTACCGCAAGGGGACGGACAGACCTTATCTATTCAGGCTCAGGCAGGGCAATACTTCCAGAACTATGGGGTTTCATTCACGGAACCATGGCTGTTCGGAACAAGACCGACTGCACTTTCTGTAAGCTTAAATAACTCAAGAGTAAGATATTCTTCTACAGATGGTACCGGAATTCCTCAGAAATTAAATATTTTCTCTGCTTCCGTAGGTTTAAACAGATTACTGAAGTGGCCGGATGATTATTTCTCATTGTATACTGGTCTTCAGTATCAGAAGTATGACTTCAGCAACTACCCGTTTGAATTTGGTGACACGACAGAATATTACGGTAGTGCCAATAACCTGAGTATTAATATAGGATTAAGCAGAAACTCTGCCGGAATAGATCCGATATTCCCTACGACAGGTTCTAATATTGAAGCTTCTGTAAAATTCACTCCGCCATATTCATTGTTCAGCAATAAAGATTACTCTACAATGAGCCCTACGGACAAATATAAGTGGATGGAATTCTATAAAGTAAAGTTCAAGGCAGATGTTTATAACGAGATTGTTGGTAAATTGGTCTTAAGATCTTCTGCTGAAATGGGATTCATGGATGGATATAACAAAGAACTTGGAGCGCCGCCATTTGAAAGATTCTATGTAGGAGGTACCGGTTTATTCGGAGGTAGATTTGACGGTAGAGAACTGATCCCGTTGAGAGGGTACGAAAATGCATCCACTTATGGAGGAACTATTGATGATATTACTCCAAAAGGAGGAGGTACCATTTACAACAGATTCACATTGGAACTGAGATATCCGATTTCTCTGAACCAGACCGCTAAAATTTACGCCTTAACATTTGCAGAAGGAGGAAATGTATGGAACTCCTGGAGTAATTATAATCCTTTCCAATTGAAAAGATCGGTAGGAGTCGGGGTAAGAGTTTATATGGGAGCATTTGGTTTGATCGGGTTTGACTTTGCTTATGGATTTGATAAGACGATAAGCGGAACAGAACCTTCAGGTTGGAAGACACACTTCTTAATGAACCAATCATTATAA
- a CDS encoding glycosyltransferase family 4 protein encodes MKNFELFLSQSGIPIFYVKIGLGFIFSFLITFFSVPTIIKISRRKNLMDEPGMRSSHIRKIPNLGGIAIFYSIGISASIFAYELFDLYKFLFASMVILLYIGVMDDIVVMRAYKKLVAQIVVSSLIVIGSDIRIRSLFGILGIYELKYIISVVFSIVTFIILINAFNLIDGIDGLAGGYSIICSILFGISYYRLGEYNYPLVVLSAVIIGAVLAFLYYNLSNYRTSKIFMGDTGSMLLGFLLAFTSICFINIFIDRALPNVPRYHLQSAPVIAVAILILPIVDTLNVIIVRLINKKSPFDADKNHIHHKLLKLNLTHRRSSFYIIVYYLFIVSVAYYFRHININLLLAVIVSLGFLGAYIPDFIYLTKKNKKTNN; translated from the coding sequence ATGAAAAATTTTGAATTGTTCTTAAGCCAGTCAGGAATTCCTATCTTCTATGTGAAAATAGGACTCGGTTTTATATTTTCCTTTCTAATCACATTTTTTTCCGTGCCTACGATTATTAAGATTTCCAGAAGGAAAAATCTTATGGATGAGCCGGGTATGAGGAGTTCCCATATCAGAAAAATTCCTAATTTGGGAGGAATCGCCATATTTTATTCCATCGGGATATCTGCATCCATCTTTGCCTATGAGCTTTTTGATCTGTACAAGTTTTTATTCGCTTCAATGGTCATTCTTCTTTATATCGGAGTTATGGATGATATAGTGGTAATGAGGGCTTATAAGAAATTAGTTGCTCAGATCGTGGTTTCATCACTTATCGTGATCGGATCAGATATCAGGATTAGAAGTCTCTTCGGTATACTGGGAATCTATGAACTCAAATATATTATAAGTGTTGTTTTCAGTATCGTCACTTTTATTATTCTGATCAATGCGTTTAATTTAATTGACGGAATCGATGGTTTAGCCGGAGGATATTCTATTATCTGCAGTATTCTTTTCGGGATCAGTTATTATAGATTGGGAGAATATAATTATCCGCTGGTCGTTTTATCCGCAGTTATTATAGGTGCTGTTCTGGCTTTTCTGTACTACAATCTTTCAAATTACCGCACCAGTAAAATATTCATGGGAGATACAGGATCGATGTTGCTGGGTTTCCTGCTTGCTTTTACATCCATTTGCTTTATCAATATCTTTATAGATAGGGCTCTTCCCAATGTGCCCAGGTATCATCTGCAATCAGCACCGGTGATCGCCGTTGCCATTTTAATACTGCCGATTGTAGATACCCTGAATGTGATCATTGTGAGACTTATCAATAAAAAATCTCCTTTTGACGCAGATAAGAACCATATCCACCACAAACTTTTAAAACTGAATCTTACCCACAGAAGATCAAGTTTCTATATCATCGTTTATTATCTTTTTATCGTATCTGTGGCCTATTATTTTAGGCATATAAATATAAACCTGCTATTGGCCGTTATTGTATCACTGGGTTTTTTAGGAGCTTATATACCAGATTTTATTTATCTTACGAAGAAAAATAAAAAGACTAATAATTAA
- a CDS encoding acyl-CoA thioesterase → MEREVSTTVKVRFSDCDPIGHLNNVKYLDYMFNAREDHVETFYGFTYEEYTKKTGCTWIAIQNEIAYLKEVRYNTQVVISSKTIEVQDRTAKVEILMKSADEKTIHAVLWVTVIYFNIKTRKSEVHPEDIKETFHKFYVDLEQKDFQSRVKFLRSQNAKNS, encoded by the coding sequence ATGGAAAGAGAAGTATCAACCACGGTTAAAGTTAGATTCAGCGATTGTGATCCGATAGGACATTTAAATAATGTCAAATATCTGGATTATATGTTTAATGCCAGAGAAGACCACGTGGAAACATTTTATGGTTTTACCTATGAAGAATATACAAAGAAAACCGGATGTACGTGGATTGCCATTCAGAACGAAATAGCTTACCTTAAAGAAGTGCGGTATAATACCCAGGTTGTCATCAGCAGCAAAACAATCGAAGTACAGGACAGGACTGCCAAAGTTGAAATCCTCATGAAAAGTGCAGACGAAAAAACAATTCATGCTGTTCTTTGGGTAACGGTTATTTATTTTAATATCAAAACCAGAAAATCAGAAGTACACCCAGAAGATATTAAGGAGACTTTTCATAAATTCTATGTAGATTTAGAGCAGAAAGATTTTCAGTCAAGAGTTAAATTTTTAAGATCACAAAACGCAAAAAATTCATAA
- the rfbD gene encoding dTDP-4-dehydrorhamnose reductase, producing MKKILVIGGNGQLGNCLRKIAPDFELDYEFVFTDSQTLDITNEDQINNFFNSEKPDFCINASAYTAVDLAEKEREKAFAVNADGVGYLAQACKDNKATFIHVSTDYVFDGDTNLCYSEDDFTNPVGVYGESKLKGEELALENNPETIILRTSWLYSEFNKNFVKTMLNLFSQKEELGIVGDQFGQPTNANDLAEAIMTVIEAPQKTYGIFHFSNYPETTWFEFARKIADFSESSVKLNALTTEQYPTPAKRPKRSTMCLDKIEEVYKVETRHWENSLEECINILVK from the coding sequence ATGAAAAAAATACTGGTAATTGGAGGAAATGGTCAGTTGGGAAACTGCCTTAGAAAAATCGCTCCCGATTTCGAATTAGACTATGAATTTGTATTTACAGATTCACAGACATTGGATATTACAAACGAAGATCAGATCAATAATTTTTTTAACAGCGAAAAGCCGGATTTCTGTATCAATGCGTCGGCATATACAGCAGTAGACCTGGCAGAAAAAGAAAGAGAAAAAGCTTTTGCGGTTAATGCGGATGGAGTGGGATATCTGGCTCAGGCTTGTAAAGACAATAAAGCAACTTTCATCCACGTTTCTACCGATTATGTTTTCGATGGCGATACAAATCTCTGCTATTCAGAAGATGATTTCACAAATCCTGTCGGAGTTTACGGTGAATCTAAGCTGAAAGGTGAAGAACTGGCATTAGAGAACAATCCGGAAACCATTATTCTCAGAACATCCTGGTTATATTCGGAATTTAACAAGAATTTTGTAAAGACAATGCTGAACCTTTTTTCTCAAAAAGAAGAATTGGGAATCGTGGGAGATCAATTCGGACAGCCGACGAATGCCAATGATTTGGCAGAAGCAATCATGACTGTCATCGAAGCGCCTCAAAAAACCTATGGCATTTTTCATTTCTCAAACTATCCGGAAACAACATGGTTTGAGTTTGCCCGGAAAATTGCTGATTTTTCAGAATCTTCGGTAAAATTAAATGCTTTGACAACCGAGCAATATCCAACACCTGCAAAGAGACCGAAAAGAAGTACGATGTGTCTGGACAAAATAGAGGAAGTCTACAAAGTTGAAACCAGACATTGGGAAAATAGTCTGGAAGAATGTATTAATATCCTCGTAAAATAG
- a CDS encoding isoprenyl transferase, which translates to MSLIKDKINSENLPKHVAIIMDGNGRWAKSRDEDRTFGHKNAINAVRNAINACNEINIPYLTLYTFSSENWNRPAKEVNTLMNLLAETLLLEAEEVFSKGLRMHVIGNVDQLPPLVKEQLFRVVELTKENTKGNLVLALSYGSQQEILNAVKNISSDVKDGKIEVEDIDGKLFENYLYTKDFPPVDLLIRTSGEIRISNFLLWQIAYAELQFLDVLWPDFSKDIFFQCIVDYQNKERRYGLTGEQIKAQ; encoded by the coding sequence ATGTCGTTGATAAAAGATAAAATAAATTCTGAGAATTTACCAAAACATGTGGCCATTATTATGGATGGCAATGGAAGATGGGCAAAATCTCGTGACGAAGATAGAACTTTCGGTCACAAAAATGCTATTAATGCAGTGAGAAACGCTATTAATGCGTGTAATGAAATCAATATTCCGTATTTAACGCTGTATACTTTTTCTTCTGAAAACTGGAACCGTCCCGCAAAGGAAGTGAATACATTGATGAATCTGCTTGCAGAAACCTTATTGTTAGAAGCTGAAGAGGTTTTTAGTAAAGGCTTGAGAATGCATGTTATCGGAAATGTTGATCAGCTGCCACCTCTTGTAAAAGAACAGTTGTTTCGGGTGGTAGAACTTACAAAAGAAAACACAAAAGGTAATTTGGTATTAGCATTAAGCTATGGCTCCCAACAGGAGATCCTGAATGCCGTAAAAAATATAAGTTCTGATGTGAAGGATGGAAAGATTGAAGTGGAGGATATTGATGGAAAACTATTCGAAAACTATCTTTATACAAAAGATTTTCCCCCCGTTGATTTACTTATCAGAACCAGTGGCGAAATAAGAATAAGCAATTTTCTCCTTTGGCAGATCGCCTACGCAGAACTACAGTTTTTAGATGTTTTATGGCCTGATTTTTCAAAAGATATTTTCTTTCAGTGTATTGTAGATTATCAAAACAAAGAAAGAAGATACGGATTGACCGGGGAACAAATAAAAGCTCAGTAA
- a CDS encoding exopolysaccharide transport family protein has product MIPEKDTAVEKIDSQKEKYGSFALFDIEHFIRRLLKNWYWFVFMLCIGYAISWVYSKYYAQNIYSSNLSLSVSNNTSSYFTPNQSINFIWGQGGNQDGIYLKKMLLSRTHNEFLVKELDLFVNYSTKGMIKSTYLDKDDSPVFLQVDKKHLQQINYPITLLPKGNGSYEVVLPEEGQSTNLYNYEIEGFQNINSYERPANKIIKTGEWYTTPNLRFRLIKNQVSPKLKLDNIIINLSSVNQSVNDIVSTVNVDFDKEISTIMIISKTGYNLNSTVNFLNMSVNQLQKKRLADRMLVDKNTEIYLKGNLSTIGKKLDSSANVLNYLKTSEKLYDIKDRDEKSLTRIKELEAEKADLLSKISSLNEIKNTLESQNFDRMISTTAAGFEDGTFTASVTELKALYLKRRELAAIYTPNSEPMKEINRLINEAKMSSSGSLRAYYNKYFTQINKINNDVSEANSDLDSYPEKERRYLDAERTYNMIEATYNSLLGRQNDTQMKMAANQSDISVIDPAKNVGQPPIGPNVKGVKLAIFGGLLLLPLLFILIGELLDNKIRNIKELLNATRIPLLGVVGNNNSEDMLTVLGHPKSSVSEAFRGIRANMRFLMNEDGKSKVILVTSSIGGEGKTYVSINLASVLGLSDKKTILLGMDLRKPKIFGDFKIDNKYGISNYLTGEVGIDEIINKTRISNLDVATSGPIPPNPSELLMSRKNVEFIEELRTIYDFIIIDSPPVGLVADSYELMKYSDANIYVVRHEYTEKYMLKMITEKYHSNEIEHLGMVYNDYNTKQGYGYGYGYGYGYGYGYGYFDEDKNYKEPLLIRIRNKVRTILNRN; this is encoded by the coding sequence ATGATTCCAGAAAAAGATACTGCTGTAGAGAAAATAGATTCTCAAAAGGAAAAATACGGATCTTTTGCTCTTTTTGATATTGAGCATTTTATAAGGAGGCTTCTTAAAAATTGGTATTGGTTTGTTTTTATGCTTTGTATCGGGTACGCCATCTCATGGGTGTACAGCAAATATTACGCACAGAATATTTATTCCTCCAATCTTTCATTGAGTGTATCCAATAATACTTCAAGCTATTTTACACCCAATCAGTCGATTAATTTCATCTGGGGGCAGGGAGGAAATCAGGACGGTATTTATCTGAAGAAAATGCTTTTATCAAGAACTCACAACGAGTTTTTGGTTAAAGAACTCGACCTTTTTGTAAATTATTCTACCAAGGGAATGATTAAATCTACGTATCTGGATAAAGATGATTCACCGGTTTTTTTACAGGTTGACAAGAAGCATCTTCAACAGATCAATTATCCGATCACTTTACTGCCGAAGGGAAATGGTTCTTATGAAGTTGTCCTTCCGGAAGAGGGACAATCCACAAACTTATACAACTACGAAATAGAAGGTTTCCAGAATATTAACAGCTACGAAAGGCCCGCAAACAAAATTATAAAAACAGGAGAGTGGTATACGACCCCCAACCTTAGATTCAGATTAATTAAAAATCAGGTAAGTCCAAAACTTAAACTGGATAATATCATCATTAATCTGAGTTCTGTAAACCAATCGGTAAATGACATCGTTTCTACCGTGAATGTAGATTTTGATAAAGAGATCAGTACGATTATGATTATTTCGAAAACAGGCTATAATCTTAACAGTACGGTTAACTTTTTAAATATGTCCGTAAACCAGCTTCAGAAGAAGAGGCTTGCCGATAGAATGCTGGTAGATAAAAATACAGAAATTTATTTAAAAGGAAATCTCTCGACAATCGGAAAAAAACTGGACTCAAGTGCTAATGTCCTCAATTATCTGAAGACTTCAGAAAAGCTTTATGATATTAAGGACAGAGATGAAAAATCTTTAACCAGAATTAAAGAGCTTGAAGCCGAGAAAGCAGATCTGTTAAGTAAGATCTCATCTTTGAATGAGATCAAAAATACACTGGAAAGCCAGAATTTCGACAGAATGATAAGCACTACCGCTGCAGGTTTTGAAGATGGAACGTTCACGGCATCAGTTACAGAATTAAAGGCTCTGTATCTCAAGAGACGGGAATTAGCGGCTATTTATACACCGAATTCTGAGCCTATGAAAGAAATCAACAGGCTTATTAATGAGGCGAAAATGAGCTCTTCCGGTTCATTGCGAGCATATTATAACAAGTATTTCACACAAATCAACAAGATCAACAATGATGTATCTGAAGCCAATTCCGACCTGGATTCTTATCCGGAAAAAGAACGCAGATACCTTGATGCGGAGAGAACCTACAATATGATCGAAGCGACGTATAACAGCTTGCTGGGCAGGCAGAATGATACACAGATGAAAATGGCTGCCAATCAATCGGATATAAGTGTGATCGACCCTGCCAAAAATGTAGGGCAGCCTCCCATCGGACCGAATGTGAAGGGTGTAAAGCTTGCCATTTTCGGCGGATTACTGTTGCTGCCGTTGCTTTTCATCTTAATCGGAGAGCTATTGGATAATAAAATCCGAAATATAAAGGAATTATTAAATGCTACAAGAATTCCTTTATTGGGAGTGGTCGGGAATAATAACAGCGAAGACATGCTTACCGTTCTGGGACATCCTAAATCTTCTGTTTCTGAAGCCTTCCGCGGAATCAGGGCCAATATGAGATTCCTAATGAATGAGGATGGAAAAAGTAAAGTGATCCTTGTCACTTCTTCTATTGGTGGTGAAGGAAAGACCTATGTTTCCATTAACCTGGCTTCTGTTCTTGGACTTAGTGATAAAAAAACGATCCTTCTGGGAATGGACTTGAGAAAACCGAAAATTTTCGGAGACTTTAAAATTGATAATAAATATGGTATTTCCAACTATCTTACCGGTGAAGTGGGGATAGATGAGATTATCAATAAAACAAGAATATCAAATCTTGATGTAGCTACTTCCGGTCCGATTCCGCCAAACCCTTCCGAGCTTTTAATGAGCAGGAAGAATGTAGAATTTATCGAAGAGCTAAGGACCATCTATGATTTTATCATTATCGACTCTCCTCCTGTAGGACTTGTTGCAGATTCTTATGAGCTGATGAAATATTCTGATGCCAATATTTATGTGGTGCGTCATGAATATACCGAAAAATATATGCTGAAAATGATTACTGAGAAGTATCACAGTAATGAAATTGAGCACCTGGGGATGGTGTATAACGATTATAATACGAAACAGGGCTATGGATATGGGTACGGATATGGTTACGGCTATGGCTATGGCTATGGTTATTTTGACGAAGACAAAAACTATAAAGAGCCCCTGTTAATCAGGATCAGAAATAAGGTAAGGACAATACTCAACAGAAACTAA